AGAAAGGCTCCCGTCTGGCCGGGATCAGAACCCCAGCTCTTCCCCGACCAACACTACCTTCAAATTCGTATGCAGGGGTTTCCCTTCAATGATGGTCACCACGTTGCAAATACGCAGATCATGGTTGCAATCGGTGCATCTCCCCAGGCGGGCACAGGGAAGGTCCAGATTCAACCTGCGGGCATTCAACGGAGAAACTACATTTTTTATCCTGTCAAGTGCAGAATCAAGATCGGGGACGATCTTGTTGATTCCGGCCACAACAAACACCGTTTCCGGGCCAAAGGCCATGGCCGAGACCCGATTCCCGATACCATCAATATTGACCAGCCGCCCATCTTCGGTCAATGCGTTCGTTCCCGTGAGAAAAAATCTGGCCCGTGATGCCCTTCTTCTTACAATTTCGGCCTCTTCCGCCGGGCAGTTCCAGTGCCAGAGGACATCGCATCTTTTGTGCCGCAACCCATCGATGAGACCGATCTCCTGTATGCTCACGGACCCTCCTACACCCACGGTCTCACCATCGGGAATGGCTCTGAGGATCTCTTCCCGCGCCCCCTGTTTGTTTTCCGTAAAACAAACATCAATTCTTCTTCTCTTCAAAGATTCGATCACATCTGCAACAACCATATCGGAGAAAACCCGGACCCGTCGGTTCCCGTTCAAGGCCTGGCCTTGTTGTTCCTTTCATTATCCACTAGAAATTCGAACTGATCGTTGTCGATGATCTTTTTCTCCAGGAACAGGTCGGGCTTCAACTCACACCCCTCTCCCACAATGCAATCCATGAGCTGGCTCCCATGGCCAACACTCACATTTTCCCAGAAGATGCCTCTTTTGATGATCACATCCTCGTTGATCGTGGTCTTCTTGCCAAGAGTTACCGGTCCGTATATCTGGGCCCCCTTGCCGATAAAACAGTCATCTCCAATAACAACAGGGCCAACAATCACCGTTTCGGGATGGATAACCGGCCTTTCGCCAATCCATATATTCGATTCAAAGCGCTTGCCCGGTATATCGACCTCCACCAACCCGGTCAACATATCATAATGAGCTTCCCGGTAAACTTCCAGAGTACCTATATCACACCAGTAATTCCTCATCGCGTAACCGGCGATCTTTTCGCCTTTTCCCAGAAGCTCGGGAAAAACATTGACACCAAAATCAAAAAATTGATCTTCAGGTATGTATGAAAATATCTCGTTTTCGAAGAGGTATATCCCCGTGTTGGCCAGGGTGCTGATCGCCTCTTTCAACGTCGGTTTCTCCTGAAATTGTGTAATATAACCTTCGCTGTCCCTCGTAACCACCCCGTAGTATGTGGGGTCCGGCACTTTTTTCAGTGCAAGGGTAGCTATTCCCCCATGAGATCGATGATATTCGTGAAACAAATCAAGATTGATATCGGTAAGAGCATCCCCGCTGACTACCAGGAAGGAATCTTCCCCGAAATAACTTTCAACATTCTTGACTCCGCCTGCAGTACCCAGAAGCTCCTCCTCGTATGAATAGGTAATATTGACCCCGAAAGGCTCCCCCCCGGCAAAATGCTGGCGTATCGGTTTGGGCATGTAGTGGAGATTGATAATTATGTCGGTAATGCCATATCTTCTCAGCAACCTGATCGTATGCTCGAGGCAAGGCCTGCCGGCAAGCTGCACCATGGGCTTTGATACCAGATTGGTCAACGGCCGTAGGCGGGTTCCCAGCCCCGCTGCCAGAATCATCGCTTTCATACAGATAATCATCCTTTCAAACAGATGTTCTCCATACAAGAGTATTGCCTAGTATACCACAACGGCATTTCGCGAAATGAATTGCGGCCAAAAAATAAGGGCTTTCTCCCTGCAACCAGGAATCAATGCAGAAAGAACGGTGCCCGGCAATCTTTCCAAAATATAATGTACAAAGTATAACCCGATACATTTGCTTCAAACAGCAGGTTCCCGGTTCATATATCGAGTAAAATATCTCGACCCCGGTTACGATTGCTTTTGAAAAGGACCTACTTTTGCAATATATGACGGCATTTGTATAAAATACTTTTGACAAAAGGTTGAACTCTCATGGACGATACACCCCGCAAGGGGCACATGGACAGAACCCCTCTATCAAATTGATGGTAATATCCAAAATCAGGTCCGGCCTTTCAATCTTTTTCTTTTTTTTGCTCTTCTCCTTTTTTTGCGCTGTCTCTTCAATTGTTT
This Bacillota bacterium DNA region includes the following protein-coding sequences:
- a CDS encoding LUD domain-containing protein, with protein sequence MVVADVIESLKRRRIDVCFTENKQGAREEILRAIPDGETVGVGGSVSIQEIGLIDGLRHKRCDVLWHWNCPAEEAEIVRRRASRARFFLTGTNALTEDGRLVNIDGIGNRVSAMAFGPETVFVVAGINKIVPDLDSALDRIKNVVSPLNARRLNLDLPCARLGRCTDCNHDLRICNVVTIIEGKPLHTNLKVVLVGEELGF
- a CDS encoding NDP-sugar synthase, with the protein product MKAMILAAGLGTRLRPLTNLVSKPMVQLAGRPCLEHTIRLLRRYGITDIIINLHYMPKPIRQHFAGGEPFGVNITYSYEEELLGTAGGVKNVESYFGEDSFLVVSGDALTDINLDLFHEYHRSHGGIATLALKKVPDPTYYGVVTRDSEGYITQFQEKPTLKEAISTLANTGIYLFENEIFSYIPEDQFFDFGVNVFPELLGKGEKIAGYAMRNYWCDIGTLEVYREAHYDMLTGLVEVDIPGKRFESNIWIGERPVIHPETVIVGPVVIGDDCFIGKGAQIYGPVTLGKKTTINEDVIIKRGIFWENVSVGHGSQLMDCIVGEGCELKPDLFLEKKIIDNDQFEFLVDNERNNKARP